A stretch of Episyrphus balteatus chromosome 2, idEpiBalt1.1, whole genome shotgun sequence DNA encodes these proteins:
- the LOC129909579 gene encoding beta-chimaerin-like — protein MSLNQKFSETSSSQNKVWKPELYKIQLEAPTPKPLLRNRELQGTPSFYGQEYHGLMGHQEVEKLLENSVDGTYLIRKSPKAEDYYTLSVRFNNKTKHYKVYNKPGKGHYLQETSKSYDTIHDLVADGLVNFYMALHAAPIIQGMMQQTKNCYNNSPYMTLNRRKLRALSNDIRNSMKEKVSAEVISEKVAFEADVLPVVYEKNHKFKVHTFKGLNWCEFCANFLWGFTAQGVKCEDCGFIAHNKCSELVPAKCVPDLKRIRGVFGTDLTTLVTAHVCTIPFVIRRCVEEVECRGMLQEGIYRVSGFADEIEALKLALDRDGEKTDMSEMAYGNINVIAGTLKLYLRLLPVPLITYRSYPTFMRSARHKDLKEQIQMMKDAIKELPPAHFNCLKFMAEHLKRVASHYAVNKMNEHNLATVFAPTLIATPQHMTNLSEEIFMLSAMITHCQAIFN, from the exons ATGTCTCTAAACCAAAAGTTTTCAGAAACTAGTTCTTCCCAGAACAAAGTTTGGAAACCAGAGC TTTACAAAATTCAACTTGAAGCTCCTACTCCAAAGCCTTTGTTAAGAAATCGTGAACTTCAAGGCACTCCCTCATTTTATGGGCAAGAGTACCATGGTTTAATGGGACACCAGGAAGTTGAAAAGCTTTTAGAGAATAGTGTCGATGGGACTTATTTGATACGAAAAAGTCCCAAAGCAGAAGACTATTATACTCTAAGTGTGAGGTTTAATAACAAAACCAAACACTATAAAGTTTATAATAAACCTGGAAAGGGTCATTATCTGCAAGAGACTTCCAAAAGCTATGACACAATACACGATTTGGTAGCCGATGGACTAGTTAATTTTTACATGGCATTGCATGCTGCCCCTATAATTCAAGGTATGATGCAACagaccaaaaactgctacaacAATAGTCCCTACATGACACTGAATCGTCGAAAACTAAGAGCACTTTCGAATGATATAAGAAATTCGATGAAAGAGAAAGTATCGGCCGAAGTCATATCGGAAAAAGTTGCTTTTGAGGCTGATGTATTGCCAGTtgtgtatgaaaaaaatcacaaatttaaaGTTCACACTTTTAAGGGTCTCAATTGGTGTGAATTTTGTGCGAACTTTCTGTGGGGGTTTACTGCTCAAGGTGTTAAATGCGAGGATTGTGGGTTTATAGCTCATAATAAATGTTCTGAGCTTGTTCCAGCCAAGTGTGTTCCAGATCTGAAGAGAAtaagaggtgtttttggaaCAGATCTAACAACTTTGGTTACGGCTCACGTTTGCACAATTCCGTTTGTTATAAGGAGATGTGTGGAAGAAGTTGAGTGTCGTGGAATGTTGCAAGAAGGAATATACAGGGTATCAGGGTTTGCAGATGAAATCGAAGCCCTCAAATTGGCTCTAGATCGTGATGGGGAGAAAACTGATATGTCAGAAATGgcttatggaaacataaatgtTATTGCTGGAACATTAAAGTTGTATTTGCGATTATTGCCAGTTCCACTGATTACATATCGATCATATCCTACATTTATGAGATCTGCACGGCACAAGGATTTGAAGGAGCAAATCCAAATGATGAAAGATGCTATAAAGGAACTTCCACCAGCGCATTTTAATTGTTTGAAGTTCATGGCGGAGCATTTAAAaag AGTTGCATCACACTATGCTGTTAACAAAATGAACGAACACAATCTTGCTACGGTTTTTGCACCAACATTGATAGCTACACCACAGCACATGACCAATCTATCGGAAGAGATATTTATGCTCTCCGCAATGATAACACACTGCCAAGCAATTTTCAACTAA